A stretch of the Fusobacterium varium genome encodes the following:
- the glgD gene encoding glycogen biosynthesis protein translates to MLNNYMAIIFLAESLDNIRSLTKMRPLASVPVGGTYRIIDFALSNLVNAGIRNVGIFGGNDDMNSLTDHIGRGTEWDLDRKKDGIFIFKQMADSTYSTNIKRVKKNMEYFFRSKQQNVVILSSHMVCNIDIADVVKKHEESGKDVTLVYKKVDNANERFDNCDSVKVGENGEILGIGQNLFFKKDENISMEVFIIKKELLIKLICDGIQDGAYYTVKDLISRNIARLSINGYEFKGYLACINSTKEYFDFNMDLLNKEIRDDIFNKDGRKVYTKTKDTPPSMFKEKAEIVNSVIANGCILGGKVKNSILARGATVEEGAIVEDSILLQDSVVKSGAVLKNIIVDKNNVIKCNERLSASRNYPLVIEKSIKWDKEHYRDLLEYLKGKGRD, encoded by the coding sequence ATGCTAAATAATTATATGGCTATAATATTTTTAGCCGAATCTCTAGATAATATCAGATCTCTTACTAAAATGAGACCTCTGGCATCTGTTCCAGTAGGTGGAACTTACAGAATAATAGATTTTGCTTTATCAAACTTAGTTAATGCTGGAATAAGAAATGTTGGTATTTTTGGTGGAAATGATGATATGAATTCACTTACTGACCATATTGGAAGAGGTACAGAATGGGATTTAGACAGAAAAAAAGATGGTATATTCATTTTCAAACAAATGGCTGATTCTACTTATTCTACTAATATAAAAAGAGTTAAAAAGAATATGGAATACTTCTTCCGCAGCAAACAGCAAAATGTTGTTATACTAAGCTCACATATGGTGTGCAATATTGATATTGCTGATGTTGTAAAAAAACATGAAGAAAGTGGAAAAGATGTTACTCTTGTATATAAAAAAGTAGATAATGCAAATGAAAGATTTGATAATTGTGATAGTGTAAAAGTTGGAGAAAATGGAGAAATATTAGGAATTGGACAAAATCTTTTCTTTAAAAAAGATGAAAATATTTCTATGGAAGTTTTTATTATAAAAAAAGAACTTCTAATAAAATTAATATGTGATGGAATTCAAGATGGAGCTTACTACACAGTTAAAGATCTTATCTCTAGAAATATAGCTAGATTGAGTATAAATGGATATGAATTTAAAGGATATTTAGCCTGTATAAATTCAACAAAAGAATATTTTGACTTTAATATGGATCTTTTAAATAAAGAAATAAGAGATGATATATTTAATAAGGATGGAAGAAAAGTATATACTAAGACAAAGGATACTCCTCCATCAATGTTTAAAGAAAAAGCTGAAATAGTAAATTCAGTTATAGCTAATGGATGTATCTTAGGTGGAAAAGTTAAGAATTCTATCTTAGCAAGAGGAGCCACAGTCGAAGAGGGAGCTATAGTTGAGGATAGTATTCTTTTACAGGACAGTGTTGTTAAATCTGGAGCTGTATTAAAAAATATCATTGTAGACAAAAATAATGTAATTAAATGTAATGAAAGACTAAGTGCTTCTAGAAATTACCCTCTAGTTATTGAAAAGAGCATCAAATGGGATAAAGAACACTACAGAGATCTTTTAGAATATCTAAAAGGGAAGGGTAGAGACTAG
- the glgC gene encoding glucose-1-phosphate adenylyltransferase, whose translation MKKKQIIAMILAGGQGSRLLDLTEKIAKPGVPFGGKYRIIDFTLSNCSNSGIDTVGVLTQYEPHILNDHIGRGSPWDLDRMDGGVTVLQPHTKKNDEGGWYKGTANAIYQNIQFIDKYDPENVLILSGDHIYKMDYEKMLKFHKEKDADATIGVFNVPMKDAPSFGIMNANEDYSIYEFEEKPKQPKSTLASMGIYIFKWSVLKEYLLEDERDPASSNDFGKNIIPNLLNDHKRLFAYPFEGYWKDVGTIESFWDAHMDLLKPDNKLNIFDKDWKINTRQGVYPPLYVSDDAVITTSLVDKGCEIEGVVKNSVIFPGVKIGKNSKIINSVIMQDTVIEENVIINKAIIADEVVIKKNTVIGDDTEIAVIGHGRIIKSEVIK comes from the coding sequence ATGAAGAAAAAACAAATTATAGCTATGATACTAGCTGGAGGACAAGGAAGCCGTTTATTAGATTTAACTGAAAAAATAGCTAAACCTGGAGTTCCATTTGGTGGAAAATATAGAATCATAGACTTTACTTTAAGCAATTGTTCTAACTCTGGTATAGACACAGTAGGAGTACTTACTCAATATGAACCTCATATTCTTAACGACCACATTGGAAGAGGTTCTCCTTGGGACTTAGATAGAATGGATGGAGGGGTAACTGTATTACAGCCTCATACTAAAAAGAATGATGAAGGTGGATGGTATAAAGGAACTGCTAATGCCATTTATCAAAATATCCAATTCATAGATAAATATGATCCTGAAAATGTTTTAATTCTGTCAGGAGATCATATATATAAAATGGACTATGAAAAAATGCTTAAATTTCACAAAGAAAAAGATGCAGATGCTACCATTGGAGTTTTTAATGTTCCAATGAAAGATGCACCTAGCTTTGGTATTATGAATGCCAATGAAGATTATTCAATATATGAATTTGAAGAAAAACCAAAACAACCAAAAAGTACGCTTGCTTCAATGGGAATCTATATTTTTAAATGGAGTGTTCTAAAAGAATACCTACTTGAAGATGAAAGAGATCCTGCATCAAGCAATGACTTTGGTAAAAATATAATTCCTAATTTATTAAATGACCATAAAAGATTATTCGCATATCCATTTGAAGGATACTGGAAAGACGTAGGAACCATTGAAAGTTTCTGGGATGCTCATATGGATCTTTTAAAACCTGATAATAAATTGAATATATTTGATAAAGATTGGAAAATTAATACTCGTCAGGGAGTTTATCCGCCTCTATATGTAAGTGATGATGCTGTAATTACAACTTCACTGGTTGATAAGGGTTGTGAGATAGAAGGAGTAGTTAAAAATTCTGTCATTTTTCCTGGTGTAAAAATCGGAAAAAATAGTAAAATCATCAATTCTGTAATAATGCAAGACACAGTTATTGAAGAAAATGTTATCATAAATAAAGCAATCATAGCTGATGAGGTAGTTATCAAAAAGAATACAGTTATTGGAGATGATACTGAAATTGCTGTCATTGGTCATGGAAGAATAATAAAAAGCGAAGTTATAAAATAA
- the glgB gene encoding glycogen branching protein encodes MEHELDVYLFHRGEHREAYNYMGAHLTKNSVIFRVWAPHAKSVAVVGDFNNWIGNEHIMKRINNEGIWELEIPNLKKLEKYKYKIEGADGRIEMKADPYAFYSEMRPNTASIVYGIPKFKWADKRWLNKRTTGLDKPINIYEVHLGSWKRGIHGEWLNYKDSAIMLAEYLKEMNYTHIEIMPINEYPLDASWGYQATGYYSVTSRYGTPEDFMFLVNLMHKNNIGVILDWVPGHFCKDAHGLYRFDGTPTYEYLDSRIGENKEWGTCNFDVTRNEVKSFLISNLTYWFKEFHIDGVRMDAVANMLYLSYGKDGEDDLRNKYGGKENLGAVDFFKELNSVVHDDFPDILVVAEDSTAWPNVTKHPIDGGLGFDSKWNMGWMNDTLKYFSIDPIFRYQHHGKLTFSFMYAFSENYVLPLSHDEVVHGKKSIVEKMPGYHEDKLAHTRSLYSYQMAHPGKKLNFMGNEFAHGLEWRFYESLEWHLLDQSNGNKEVQTYVKALNTLYLEDKSLWEDSWDTFEWIEHENYTENMLAFLRKTKDFKEHLIIVFNFSGEDKKKYKIGVPENKIYNVILNSDDKKFGGKGSAKKKKYKPIDKSWNYREQHIELDIPRNTVIFLKTEKTEKKKGGIKEKGTGKNIETTVTKSSTKNKKLAK; translated from the coding sequence ATGGAGCACGAATTGGATGTGTACCTTTTTCACAGAGGAGAGCACAGAGAAGCGTATAACTATATGGGAGCACATTTAACTAAAAATTCAGTTATATTCAGAGTATGGGCACCTCATGCTAAATCGGTTGCTGTTGTTGGAGACTTTAACAATTGGATTGGCAATGAACATATAATGAAAAGAATAAATAATGAAGGAATATGGGAACTTGAAATACCAAATCTTAAAAAATTAGAAAAATATAAATATAAGATAGAAGGTGCTGATGGAAGAATAGAAATGAAAGCTGATCCTTATGCTTTCTATTCTGAAATGAGACCTAATACAGCATCTATTGTTTATGGCATTCCAAAATTCAAATGGGCAGACAAAAGATGGTTAAATAAAAGAACTACTGGTCTGGATAAGCCTATTAACATATATGAAGTTCATTTAGGATCATGGAAAAGAGGAATACATGGTGAATGGTTAAACTATAAAGATTCTGCTATTATGCTTGCTGAATATCTTAAAGAAATGAACTATACACATATTGAAATAATGCCTATAAACGAATATCCGCTTGATGCTTCCTGGGGATATCAGGCTACTGGATATTATTCAGTTACAAGCAGATATGGAACTCCTGAAGATTTCATGTTTCTTGTAAATCTTATGCATAAAAATAATATTGGAGTTATTTTAGATTGGGTACCTGGACACTTTTGTAAAGATGCTCATGGACTTTACAGATTTGATGGAACTCCTACTTATGAATATCTCGATTCAAGAATTGGTGAAAATAAAGAATGGGGAACTTGTAATTTTGATGTTACAAGAAATGAGGTAAAAAGTTTTTTAATATCTAATCTAACTTACTGGTTCAAAGAATTTCATATAGATGGTGTAAGAATGGATGCTGTAGCTAACATGCTTTATCTTTCTTATGGAAAAGATGGTGAGGATGATTTAAGAAATAAATATGGTGGAAAAGAAAATTTAGGTGCAGTAGATTTTTTTAAAGAACTGAATTCTGTTGTACATGATGACTTTCCTGATATTCTTGTAGTTGCAGAAGATTCAACTGCCTGGCCTAATGTTACAAAACATCCTATTGATGGTGGATTAGGATTTGACAGCAAATGGAATATGGGATGGATGAATGATACACTTAAATATTTTAGTATAGATCCTATATTCAGATATCAACATCATGGAAAGCTGACTTTCTCATTTATGTATGCTTTTTCTGAAAATTATGTACTCCCTTTATCTCATGATGAAGTGGTCCATGGTAAAAAATCAATAGTTGAGAAAATGCCTGGGTATCATGAGGATAAACTGGCTCACACAAGATCTCTTTACTCTTATCAAATGGCTCATCCTGGAAAGAAGTTAAATTTTATGGGGAATGAATTTGCCCATGGTCTTGAGTGGAGATTCTATGAATCTCTTGAATGGCATTTATTAGATCAAAGCAATGGAAACAAAGAAGTACAAACTTATGTGAAAGCTTTAAATACACTTTATCTTGAAGATAAATCTTTATGGGAAGACAGCTGGGATACTTTTGAGTGGATTGAACATGAAAACTATACTGAAAATATGCTTGCTTTTCTAAGAAAGACTAAAGATTTTAAAGAACATTTAATCATAGTTTTTAACTTTTCTGGTGAAGACAAAAAAAAGTACAAGATTGGTGTACCAGAAAATAAAATATATAATGTCATCTTAAACAGCGATGACAAAAAGTTTGGTGGAAAGGGAAGTGCTAAAAAGAAAAAATACAAACCTATTGATAAAAGCTGGAACTATAGAGAACAACATATAGAATTGGATATCCCTAGAAACACAGTAATTTTTTTAAAAACTGAGAAGACTGAAAAGAAAAAAGGGGGAATAAAGGAAAAAGGGACTGGGAAAAATATAGAAACAACTGTAACAAAATCATCAACTAAAAACAAAAAGTTAGCCAAATAG
- the glgP gene encoding glycogen phosphorylase has product MKIEKNELKKQIEKYVKISFGKDITEANEFEIYRALGQAIMEEIAEDWYETKKLYSQKKQAFYLSAEFLMGRALGNNLINLGLLGEVKEVLAEYGIDYNKIEDEEEDSALGNGGLGRLAACFLDSLATLNLPGQGYGIRYRNGIFNQSFKDGYQVEKPETWLKYGDVWSVERPADEVIVSFGDENVRAVPYDMPIIGYGTKNINTLRLWEAHSIIDLDLGKFNQQDYLHATQEKTRAEDISRVLYPNDSTDEGKKLRLKQQYFFVSASLQDILRKFKKIHGRNFDKFAEFTAIQLNDTHPVIAIPELMRLLLDVEGVSWEKAWEIVEKTFSYTNHTILAEALEKWWVGLYEQVVPRVYQITQGINEQLKGFLAEKFPNDPARQGRMAIIQGNMIHMAWLAIYGSHTINGVAALHTEILKKKELKDWYEIYPERFQNKTNGITQRRWLLQSNPQLAKLITELLGEKWITDLSQLKRLEEYIDDEGILKRILEIKHDKKIELVNYLRNTQGIEINPNSIFDMQIKRLHEYKRQLLNIFHVIGLYHKLKLNPSMEFNPVTYIYGAKAAPGYLLAKGIIRLINEVAQVVNRDPDINGKLKIVFVENYRVSVAEKLFPAADISEQISTAGKEASGTGNMKFMLNGALTIGTLDGANVEIVEEAGIENNYIFGLKVNEIEEMRTKGYDPHVPYNNVEGLKKIVDSLIDGTFNDLGTGIYGNIHRSLMENAPWQQADQYFVLEDFEAYRKAQKTINKEYRDRMGWAKKQLMNIANAGKFSSDRTIKEYADEIWHIEPAKL; this is encoded by the coding sequence ATGAAAATTGAAAAAAATGAGTTAAAGAAACAAATTGAAAAATATGTAAAGATAAGTTTTGGTAAAGATATAACTGAAGCTAATGAATTTGAAATCTATAGAGCTTTAGGACAGGCTATTATGGAAGAAATTGCTGAAGACTGGTATGAAACCAAAAAACTTTATTCTCAAAAAAAACAGGCTTTTTATCTTTCAGCAGAATTTCTTATGGGAAGAGCATTAGGAAATAATCTTATTAATCTTGGATTGTTAGGTGAAGTCAAAGAAGTATTGGCAGAATATGGTATTGATTATAATAAAATAGAAGATGAAGAAGAAGATTCTGCTTTAGGAAATGGTGGATTAGGAAGACTTGCTGCATGTTTCCTTGACTCACTTGCAACACTTAATCTTCCAGGACAAGGATATGGTATCAGATATAGAAATGGTATCTTTAATCAATCATTTAAAGATGGATATCAAGTAGAAAAACCTGAAACATGGCTTAAATATGGAGATGTATGGTCTGTTGAAAGACCAGCTGATGAAGTCATAGTAAGTTTTGGAGATGAAAATGTAAGAGCAGTTCCATATGATATGCCAATAATAGGTTATGGAACTAAAAATATAAATACTTTAAGATTATGGGAAGCTCATTCTATAATAGATCTCGATCTTGGAAAATTCAATCAGCAGGATTATCTTCATGCCACTCAGGAAAAAACTAGAGCAGAAGATATATCAAGAGTTCTTTATCCAAATGACTCAACTGATGAAGGGAAAAAATTAAGATTAAAACAACAGTATTTCTTTGTATCTGCATCATTGCAAGACATTTTAAGAAAATTCAAAAAAATACATGGAAGAAATTTTGATAAATTTGCTGAATTTACAGCTATACAATTAAATGACACTCATCCTGTTATAGCTATTCCAGAACTAATGAGGTTACTTTTAGATGTTGAGGGAGTATCTTGGGAAAAAGCTTGGGAAATAGTTGAAAAAACTTTTTCGTATACTAATCATACTATATTAGCAGAAGCACTTGAAAAATGGTGGGTTGGATTATATGAACAAGTTGTTCCAAGAGTATATCAAATAACTCAGGGAATAAATGAACAGCTGAAAGGATTCCTTGCTGAAAAATTTCCTAATGATCCAGCTAGACAGGGAAGAATGGCTATTATACAAGGAAATATGATTCATATGGCATGGCTTGCTATATATGGAAGCCATACAATAAATGGAGTTGCTGCTCTTCATACAGAAATTCTTAAAAAGAAAGAATTAAAAGACTGGTATGAAATATACCCTGAAAGATTCCAAAATAAAACTAATGGTATAACACAAAGAAGATGGTTGCTTCAATCAAATCCACAACTGGCAAAACTGATAACTGAATTGCTTGGTGAAAAATGGATTACTGATCTAAGCCAGTTAAAAAGATTAGAAGAATATATTGATGATGAAGGAATTTTAAAAAGAATTCTAGAGATTAAACATGATAAAAAAATTGAATTAGTAAATTATTTAAGAAATACACAAGGAATAGAAATCAATCCAAATTCTATATTTGATATGCAGATAAAAAGACTTCATGAATATAAAAGACAGCTTTTAAATATATTCCATGTTATAGGTCTATATCATAAATTAAAATTGAATCCATCAATGGAGTTCAATCCAGTTACTTATATTTATGGAGCAAAAGCTGCTCCAGGATATCTTTTAGCTAAGGGTATAATAAGACTTATTAATGAAGTAGCTCAAGTGGTAAACAGAGATCCTGATATAAATGGAAAATTAAAAATAGTATTTGTTGAAAATTACAGAGTATCTGTAGCTGAAAAATTATTCCCAGCAGCAGATATTTCTGAACAGATATCCACAGCAGGAAAAGAAGCTTCTGGAACTGGAAATATGAAGTTTATGCTGAATGGTGCTTTAACTATTGGAACTTTAGATGGAGCTAATGTGGAAATTGTAGAAGAAGCAGGGATAGAAAATAACTATATTTTTGGACTAAAAGTTAATGAAATTGAAGAAATGAGAACTAAAGGATATGATCCTCATGTTCCATACAATAATGTAGAAGGACTTAAAAAAATAGTTGATTCATTAATTGATGGAACTTTTAATGATCTTGGAACAGGAATTTATGGAAACATTCATAGATCTCTTATGGAAAATGCTCCATGGCAGCAGGCAGATCAATACTTTGTACTGGAAGATTTTGAAGCATATAGAAAAGCTCAAAAAACAATCAATAAAGAATACAGAGATAGAATGGGATGGGCTAAAAAACAGCTTATGAACATTGCAAATGCAGGGAAATTCTCATCTGACAGAACTATAAAAGAATATGCAGATGAAATATGGCATATAGAACCAGCTAAACTATAG
- the malQ gene encoding 4-alpha-glucanotransferase, with product MFKRSSGILMHITSLPSEYGIGDFGKKAYEFIDFLEKSEQKLWQILPMGPTGYGDSPYQSFSAFAGNPYFIDLEEFIELGYINDEELSPLREINYNNNLDYEQINERKTKLLKNIFEIFLKKVEKNDEIKKDLKSFKEKNAYWLDNYILYMALKEKFSGKSWQSWPKYYKYRNLKKIDKSDERIKKDMDYFSFVQYTFYKQWFRLKSYANSKGISIIGDIPIFVATDSADTWGESKIFQFDKYKKPKRVSGCPPDYFSKDGQLWGNVLYDWKYLKKTNYDWWIKRIAYCFEIYDIVRIDHFRGFEAYWSIPAKDTTAVRGHWEKGPGMNFFRAVERRLGKLPIIAEDLGLLTERVKKLLKRSSFPGMKVLEFAFDSEDSDYLPHKYEENCVAYTGTHDNNTVTGWYETISPEIKHYCDEYLKNYLSKFGSDYWLPINLRFIDAIWASKANIAIAQMQDFIGLGEEGRMNAPSTLGKNWKWRLNEKYITDELCNNIKIITRKFKR from the coding sequence ATGTTTAAAAGAAGCAGTGGTATACTTATGCATATAACTTCTCTTCCAAGTGAATATGGAATAGGGGATTTTGGGAAAAAAGCATATGAATTTATAGACTTCCTTGAAAAATCTGAGCAGAAACTATGGCAGATACTTCCTATGGGACCTACAGGATATGGTGATTCCCCTTATCAATCTTTTTCAGCCTTTGCAGGTAATCCATATTTTATAGATTTAGAAGAATTTATAGAACTCGGATATATAAATGATGAAGAGCTTTCTCCTTTGAGAGAAATAAATTACAATAACAATCTTGACTATGAACAAATAAATGAAAGAAAAACTAAACTTTTAAAAAATATTTTTGAAATTTTCTTGAAAAAAGTTGAAAAAAATGATGAAATAAAGAAAGACTTAAAAAGTTTTAAAGAAAAAAATGCTTACTGGCTGGATAATTATATTCTGTATATGGCATTGAAAGAAAAATTTTCTGGAAAATCTTGGCAAAGCTGGCCTAAATATTATAAATATAGAAATCTAAAAAAAATTGATAAAAGTGATGAAAGAATAAAAAAAGATATGGATTATTTTTCATTTGTGCAATATACTTTCTATAAACAATGGTTTAGACTGAAATCTTATGCAAATTCCAAAGGAATAAGCATAATTGGTGATATTCCAATCTTTGTAGCAACAGACAGTGCTGATACTTGGGGTGAATCAAAAATATTCCAATTTGACAAATATAAAAAACCAAAAAGAGTATCAGGATGTCCTCCAGATTATTTCAGTAAAGATGGACAATTATGGGGAAATGTCCTATATGATTGGAAATACCTTAAAAAAACAAATTATGACTGGTGGATAAAAAGAATAGCTTATTGTTTTGAAATATATGATATTGTCAGAATAGATCATTTCAGAGGTTTTGAAGCTTACTGGAGCATTCCAGCAAAAGATACTACTGCTGTAAGAGGGCATTGGGAAAAAGGTCCAGGAATGAATTTTTTCAGAGCTGTTGAAAGAAGATTAGGAAAACTTCCAATAATTGCTGAAGATTTAGGACTTCTTACTGAAAGAGTTAAAAAACTTTTAAAAAGAAGCAGTTTTCCTGGAATGAAAGTTCTTGAATTTGCTTTTGATTCAGAAGATAGTGATTATCTGCCACATAAATATGAAGAAAATTGTGTAGCATATACAGGAACCCACGATAACAACACTGTGACTGGATGGTATGAAACTATCTCTCCTGAGATTAAACATTATTGTGATGAGTATTTAAAAAATTATCTCAGTAAATTCGGGAGTGATTACTGGCTTCCTATTAATCTTAGATTTATTGATGCAATATGGGCATCAAAAGCTAATATAGCTATAGCTCAAATGCAGGACTTTATTGGTTTAGGAGAAGAGGGAAGAATGAATGCTCCATCTACATTAGGAAAAAATTGGAAATGGAGACTCAATGAAAAATATATTACAGATGAATTATGTAATAATATAAAGATAATAACTAGAAAATTTAAAAGATAG
- a CDS encoding putative transcriptional regulator has product MQDVVDKLMNFGFTKTEAIVYITLLKSGKTNGYKLAKELNLSRSTVYQALESLYKNGYIFMIPNGSKEYEAKEPEMIFEEIEKKFHKNAESIKQQLKNIERPLKKDYYLRIEGYENILHTLHNIIKEAKKEIYLNTDFNLEIMKSDLKEAAERGVRIIIFSFNKLEDIGKEIEYYHKTEVKETHKNPKRIMMVADLSNSFVVTNTGNKIIGTLTDNEVYVQIISEHIHSDIYMARLAEIYEKSFEKKISINSLHEKKNFIQ; this is encoded by the coding sequence ATGCAAGATGTGGTAGACAAACTTATGAATTTTGGCTTCACTAAAACAGAAGCAATAGTCTATATAACCTTGCTTAAATCAGGAAAAACAAATGGTTATAAGCTAGCTAAGGAACTAAATCTCTCAAGATCCACTGTTTATCAGGCTTTAGAATCTTTATATAAAAATGGATATATTTTTATGATTCCTAATGGCAGTAAAGAATATGAAGCAAAAGAACCTGAGATGATTTTTGAAGAAATAGAAAAGAAATTTCATAAAAATGCCGAAAGTATAAAGCAACAGCTTAAAAATATAGAAAGGCCTTTAAAAAAAGATTATTATCTAAGAATAGAAGGATATGAAAACATTCTTCATACTCTTCACAATATAATAAAAGAAGCAAAAAAGGAAATATATTTAAACACAGATTTTAATTTAGAAATAATGAAGTCTGATTTAAAAGAAGCTGCTGAAAGAGGAGTAAGGATTATAATATTTTCATTTAATAAATTAGAAGATATTGGAAAAGAAATCGAATATTATCATAAAACAGAAGTAAAAGAAACTCATAAAAACCCAAAGAGAATAATGATGGTAGCTGATCTCTCTAACAGTTTTGTAGTGACTAATACTGGTAATAAAATAATAGGTACTCTTACAGACAATGAAGTCTATGTACAAATAATTTCAGAACATATACACAGCGATATCTATATGGCAAGGTTAGCTGAGATATATGAAAAATCTTTTGAAAAAAAAATCAGTATAAACAGTCTTCATGAAAAGAAAAACTTTATTCAATAA
- a CDS encoding flavocytochrome c, whose protein sequence is MNRKRILSLMLCAALTVSAFGVEFKEGTYVGEAKGYRGEVKVEVKTSKNKIEEVKVIKNTDTPIISEAAAKKVPEQIVKYQSLRVDGVSGATGTSRALTSAVRNALKNSGADLKELNKKPVIESKKLVKETQKKDVVVIGAGGAGLVAAIEAKNNGAKNVIVLEKMAFAGGNTLISGGEYAAPNNWVQVKKGLKDSNDAFYNDILKGGDNEGDPKLVRVLADNALSGAEWLKDYINMTFEDRQMFFGGHSVERSLVPLGATGVEMISKLLAKAEELNIPVLYETPAVELIVDKGRVTGVKALSEDKEYTFLAEDGVILASGGFGSNLEMRVKYNKDVDENILSTNTVGITGDGITMAEKIGAQLEDMPFIQTYPTCDPISGALLYFGDVRLVGGSILVNQEGKRFVEELERRDVISMAIKKQTGNAAYQFCDEAQVKLSGVAEHHADEMNYLFNNKLLVKANTIKEAADFFGIDAAELEKTVEKYNQYAKDGKDLEFNKRGKLAPFEAKGPFYIMKAVPAVHHTMGGVKIDENARVINTKGEIIKGLYGAGEVTGDIHGTNRLGSDAIADITVFGRIAGQNVVKDNK, encoded by the coding sequence ATGAACAGAAAAAGAATTTTATCTCTTATGTTATGTGCAGCTTTGACAGTTTCAGCTTTTGGAGTTGAATTCAAAGAAGGAACATATGTTGGAGAAGCTAAAGGATACAGAGGTGAAGTAAAGGTAGAAGTAAAAACTTCTAAAAATAAAATCGAAGAAGTAAAAGTAATAAAAAATACTGATACTCCTATAATTTCTGAAGCAGCAGCAAAAAAGGTTCCTGAACAAATAGTTAAATATCAATCTTTAAGAGTTGATGGAGTATCTGGTGCTACTGGTACAAGCAGAGCTCTTACTTCTGCAGTAAGAAATGCTCTTAAAAATTCTGGAGCTGACCTTAAAGAGTTAAATAAAAAACCTGTTATAGAATCTAAAAAATTAGTTAAAGAAACTCAGAAAAAAGATGTAGTTGTAATTGGAGCTGGAGGGGCAGGGCTTGTAGCTGCTATTGAAGCTAAAAACAATGGAGCTAAAAATGTTATAGTCCTTGAAAAAATGGCTTTTGCTGGTGGAAATACTCTTATATCTGGTGGAGAATATGCCGCTCCTAACAACTGGGTGCAGGTAAAAAAAGGGTTAAAAGACAGCAATGACGCTTTTTACAATGATATATTAAAAGGCGGAGATAATGAAGGAGATCCTAAACTGGTAAGAGTTCTGGCTGATAATGCTCTAAGTGGAGCTGAATGGCTGAAAGATTACATCAATATGACTTTTGAAGACAGACAGATGTTTTTTGGAGGACACTCTGTAGAAAGAAGTCTTGTACCTTTAGGTGCCACTGGTGTTGAAATGATATCTAAACTTCTTGCTAAAGCTGAAGAATTAAATATCCCTGTATTGTATGAAACTCCTGCTGTAGAACTTATAGTTGATAAAGGAAGAGTTACTGGTGTAAAAGCTTTAAGTGAAGACAAAGAATATACTTTCCTTGCTGAAGATGGAGTTATTCTGGCAAGTGGTGGATTTGGTTCTAATCTTGAAATGAGAGTTAAATATAATAAAGATGTAGATGAAAATATACTTTCTACTAATACAGTTGGAATAACTGGTGATGGAATAACTATGGCTGAAAAAATAGGTGCACAGCTTGAAGATATGCCTTTTATTCAAACCTACCCTACATGTGATCCTATAAGTGGAGCTCTTCTCTATTTTGGAGATGTAAGACTCGTTGGTGGAAGCATTCTTGTTAATCAAGAAGGAAAACGTTTTGTTGAGGAACTAGAAAGAAGAGATGTTATCTCTATGGCAATAAAAAAACAGACTGGAAATGCAGCTTATCAATTCTGTGATGAGGCACAGGTTAAATTAAGCGGAGTAGCTGAACATCATGCTGATGAGATGAATTACTTATTTAATAATAAACTTTTAGTTAAAGCTAATACTATTAAAGAGGCTGCTGATTTCTTTGGAATAGATGCTGCTGAGCTTGAAAAAACTGTTGAAAAATATAATCAATATGCTAAAGATGGAAAAGATCTTGAATTTAATAAAAGAGGAAAACTTGCTCCATTTGAAGCAAAAGGACCATTCTATATCATGAAAGCTGTTCCTGCTGTACACCATACAATGGGTGGAGTAAAAATTGATGAAAATGCAAGAGTTATCAATACTAAAGGAGAAATCATAAAAGGACTTTATGGAGCTGGAGAAGTCACTGGTGATATCCATGGTACTAATCGTCTAGGTAGTGACGCAATCGCTGATATTACAGTATTCGGAAGAATAGCTGGACAAAATGTAGTAAAAGATAATAAATAA